Part of the Sinomonas atrocyanea genome is shown below.
GCGGCCCTCAGCCGGCGAAGCGCTGGGCGTTGCTCGCCTCGATGTCGCCGTACGCGCTGCCTGCGCTGCGCAGGGCGGCGCCGATCTGGCCGAGCGAGGCCTCGACCTGTGCCTGGGTCCGGGCCCAGTCGGCGACGAGGGCCTGGAAGCTGTTGGAGGCATGGCCCTCCCAGCTGGCGCGCAGGTTCTCGAGGTTGTTCCGCATCGACTGCACCTCCGCCCGTACGCGCTCGGAGGTCGCGAGTACCGCCTGGGCACTCGAGCTGATGGCCTCGGTGTCCACCTTCATGATTGCCATGGTTGTCCGCCTTTTCGATGGGGCCGCGGCCGGTCCGCGCCGTCCCTTCCGACCCTAGGCAGCGCGGGTGGCCGCCGCAGCGCCCGCCCGCGCTATGTGGACAACTCGGCACCGCCGGCACCTCAGCGGGCGGCACCGGCTGCGGCCGCAGCGCCGCCCCCCCCGAGTACCTCCTCAGCGGGGGAGGTGGCCGCCGGCGCCGCCGCCCGCCGTCGTGGGCTCGGAGCCCGCCGCGCCGGCCCGGTCAGCACCGGACGGGGGCTCCGCGGGCCGTTCCGGCAGGACGACGTACGGCAGCTCGATGACGAAGGTGGAGCCGCCGCCGGGGGTGTCGTGGTGCCGGACGGTGCCGTGGTGGGAGCCGACGATCGCGGCCACGATCGCCAGGCCGAGGCCCGTGCCGCCGGTGTCCCTGGTCCGGGACGAGTCCGCGCGGTAGAAGCGCTCGAAGATCTTCGCCGCGTCCTTCTCCCCGATCCCGGGCCCGTGGTCGCGCAGCTCGAGGACCGCCACGGCCTGCGGCCCGGCGCCGCGCGTCCCCACCGCCACCTCGAGCGGCGAGCCGGGCGGCGTGTACTGCAGCGCATTGCCCACGATGTTCCCCACGACCTGGCGGATCCTCGCCTCGTCCCCGAGGGTGGGTGCGGGGGCCGGGGTGTCCCTGTCGAGCCCCACGAGGCGCACGGTGCGGTCGGGCGCCGTGGCCCGCATGTCCACCACCGCGTCGTGGCCGATCGGCAGGAGGTCCAGCGGCTTGAGCGTGAGGGGCCGCTGCTCGTCGAGGCGTGCGAGGGTCAGGAGGTCCTCGACCATGGCGCCCATGCGCTTGGCCTCGCTCTCGATCCGGCCCATCGCCGTCGCGACGTCCTCGGGCTTGGCCAGGGCGCCGTGGCGGTAGAGCTCTGAGAAGCCCCGGATCGTCACGAGCGGGGTCCGCAGCTCATGGGAGGCGTCGGAGATGAAGCGGCGCATCCGCGCCTCCGAGGCCATGCGCGCCTGGAAGGCGACCTCGATGTGGGCGAGCATCGCATTCAGGGAGGTGGACAGGCGCCCGAGCTCGGTGCCGGGCGCCTCCTCGTCGACGCGCTGGGAGAGGTCCCCCGCGGCGATCGCGGCCGCCGTCTTCTCCACGCGCCGCAGGGGCCGGAAGGCGCGGGTGACCGTCCAGGTGGCGATCGCGAAGACGAGGGCGAGGGTCACGATCCCCACCCCGGCCGTGAGCCCGAGGGTGTGCTGGATCGCGTCCTCGACTTCGGTGAGCGGCAGGGCGATGACGATCGTCGCCGGCGTGTTGGAGGCCACGATGCGCACGGGGATCGCGGTATAGCGCCAGTCGACGGAGCTGACGGTGCCGCGGACCTCGCGGATCTCGCCGTGCTGCTGCATGGCGCGCGCCTCGTCAGGGGTGATCGAGGGGATGTCCGGGCGCCCGATCGACTGGTCGGGCGAGTAGTAGAAGCTCGGCGTGCCGCCCTGCGGGTAGATCACCAGGACGTAGTCCTGCGGGATCATCGGGTTGGCCGTGGTCAGCAGGTCGATGTCCTGGTTGTTCCTAGCGAACTCGGAAGCGTTGTCGAGGCGGGCGTCGAGCTGCCCCACGAGGTAGGTGCGCAGCTGGGTCACGGTGGCTGCCGCCGTCAGGAAGATGGCGCCCGTGAGCAGCACCATCATGATCGCGACGAGCTGCGTGCGCAGCGACGCCCGCTTCCAGGCAGCCAGCACGCGTCAGCGCTTCTCGGCCGTCCGCAGCACGTAGCCCACCCCGCGCTTGGTCTGGATCAGGCCGGGGCCGTTGACGTCGACCTTGCGGCGCAGATAGGAGATGTAGGACTCGACGATCGAGGCGTCCCCGTTGAAGTCGTACTCCCAGACGTGGTCGAGGATCTGGGACTTGGACAGCACCCGGTTGGGATTGAGCATCAGGTAGCGCAGGAGCTTGAACTCGGTGGGGGAGAGGTCGATGCTCACCCCGCCCCGGCGGACCTCGTGCGCGTCGTCGTCGAGCTCGAGGTCGTCCACCCGGATCACGGCGTCGTCGTCCAGCACGGGCTGGGTCCGGCGCAGGACGGCGCGGATGCGGGCCACGACCTCGTCGAGGCTGAACGGCTTGGTCACGTAGTCGTCGCCGCCCACGGTGAGGCCCTGGACCTTGTCCTCGGTCTCGTCCTTGGCCGTGAGGAAGAGGACCGGCACGTGGCGGCCCGCGGCGCGGAGCTTGCGCGTGACCGTGAAGCCGTCCATGTCCGGCAGCATGACGTCGAGGACCACGAGGTCCGGGGACTGCGCCTCGGCTGCGGCGAGGGCCTCGCGCCCGTTGCCCGCAGCGACGACCTCGAATCCCGCGAACCGCAGGGAGGTCGAGAGGAGTTCCCGGATGTTCGGCTCGTCGTCGACGACGAGGAGCTTGGCTTCGTGCTCGGTCTTCTTCACCCGTCCATGGTCTCCCCGGTTTCTGAGAATCGTCTGGAGGTTGGCTGTGCGATGGTCGCGGGTCGCCTCTCAGCTGCCGGGGATCTCCCCGGCGTCGAGGATGCGGTACGCGTACCCCTGCTCGGCGAGGAACCGCTGGCGCTTCGCCGCGAAGTCCTGGTCCAGGGTGTCGCGGGCGACGAGGGCGTAGAACCGCGCCGCGCGCCCGTCCGCCTTGGGCCGCAGGAGCCGCCCGAGGCGCTGCGCCTCCTCCTGCCGGGACCCGAACGAGCCCGAGACCTGGATCGCGACCGACGCCTCCGGAAGGTCGATGGAGAAGTTCGCGACCTTGGAGACCACGAGGCGGCGCTCCTGGCCGGCGCGGAAGGCATCGAAGAGCCGCTGGCGCTCCTTGACGGGCGTGGACCCGGTGATGACGGGGGCGCCGATGCGCTCGCCGATCTCCGCGAGCTGGTCGAGGAACTGCCCGATCACGAGCAGCTGCTCGTCCGCGTGCCGGGCCACGAGCCGCTCGACCACGTCCGTCTTCGTCTCGCTCGCGGCGCAGAGGCGGTACTTGTCCGCCTCGTCGGCCATCGCGTAGGCCATCCGCTCCTCGCGCGGCAGGTCCACCCGGACCTCGACGCAGTCCGCGGGGGCGATGTAGCCCTGCGCCTCGATGTCCTTCCACGGCGCGTCGTAGCGCTTCGGCCCGATGAGCGAGAAGACCTCGCCCTCGCGGCCGTCCTCGCGCACGAGCGTGGCGGTGAGCCCGAGCCGGCGCCGCGCCTGCAGGTCCGCGGTCATGCGGAAGATCGGCGCGGGCAGGAGGTGCACCTCGTCGTAGACGATCAGGCCCCAGTCGTTCGCGTCGAGCAGTTCGAGGTGCGGGTACAGGCCGCCGCGCTTGGAGGTGAGGACCTGGTAGGTCGCGATCGTGACCGGCCGGACCTCCTTGACGGCCCCGGAGTACTCGCCGATCTCCTCCTCGGTCAGCGTGGTGCGCTTGAGCAGCTCGTCGCGCCACTGCCGGGCCGAGACGGTGTTGGTCACGAGGATGAGCGTGGTCGTGGAGGACTGCGCCATCGCCGCCGCGCCCACGAGGGTCTTCCCTGCCCCGCACGGGAGCACCACCACGCCGCTGCCGCCCGCCCAGAAGTTCTCCGCCGCCACCCGCTGGTAGGGCCGCAGGGACCAGCCGCCGCCCCGGGCCGTCGGCGAGGCGGACGACGCCGGCGCGTCGCCGCCGTCGTGCGTCCCGCCCTCCGCGGGGGTGCTCGGTGCGGCCACCGTCTCCGTCAGGGCGATCGGGTGCGGCGTCCCGTCCACGTACCCCGCGCGGTCCTCGGCGGGCCAGCCGATCTTGAGCAGGGCCTGCTTGAGCGCGCCGCGCTGGGAGGAGTGGACCACGGTGGTCTGCGGATCGATGCGCGGGCCGAGCATGGGGGCGATCTTCTTGGCCCGGTGGACCTCCTCGAGCACGGGGAAGTCCTCGGAGCGGAGCACGAGGCCGTGGACCGGGTCCTTCTCGAGCCGCAGCCGCCCGTAGCGGGACATCGTCTCCTCGATGTCGATCAGGAGCGCGTGCGGGACGGGGAAGCGCGAGTACGTCAGGAGCGTGTTGAGGACCTGCTCGGCATCCAGCCCGGCGGCCCGGGCGTTCCACAGCCCGAGCGGCGTGATCCGGTACGTGTGCACGTGCTCGGGCGCGCGCTCGAGCTCGGCGAACGCGGCGATCGCGTGGCGGGCCTCGGTGGACTGGGAGTGGTCCACCTCGAGCAGGATGGTCTTGTCGCTCTGGACGATGAGCGGTCCGTCGGTCACGGGGCGCCTCCTTCCCGAACCGGCCGCCGCGGGCCGCCCGGGGGACGGCCCGCTCAGGCCAGCTCGACGTCGATGATCCGGTGGACGGAGAGGACGCGCTCCGTCTCGCGCTCCGGGTCGAAGACGCGCACCCGGCCGGCCGAGATGGAGACCGGACGGAGCTCCTCGATGCTCGAGTTGCCCAGCGCGTCGACGATGCTCAAGCGTACCGCCCGCTTGAGGCGGATCGCCTTCTGCAGGGTCTCGATGCCCATGGCCGGGGCAGCCTCGTCGCCGGCCGGGCCTACGGGGGACTGCGTCCGCAGGATCGCCAGCTGCGCCTCCACCGCCTCCTGGTCCGGGACGGGCGTCCGGGGCGCGGGCACCGGGAGGACGCCCGCGCCGGCGGCGCGCCGCAGCCGGACCACGGGGTCGAGGGAGGCGTCCACGGCGGGGGAGAGGCCCAGCTCGCGCAGCACGCCCGCGACCTCCTGCGGGCTGGCGTTGCTGACGAGGACCGTCGGCGCGATCTGGGTGAGCCCGAGCTGCCGCGCCGCGGGGTCGGCGAGGACCCCGGCGAGGGCCGCCTCGTCGTCGCTCGCGATGAAGCTTCCCGCCCGGCCCACGCGGATGCGGCCGTGCCGCGCGGCGGTGTCGTCGATCAGATAGGCCAGGGGCTGCGGGACCGCGGTCGAGGCGTGCTCCGTGAGGAACGCGTGGATCGAGGCCGCGTCCTCGCCGGCGTCCAGAGCCCGGCGGAGGCTGCCGGCCGAGAAGCGGTAGATGGTCGCGGGGCCGCGGCCCTCGGGATCGGCGAGGAGCGCGAGCCGGCGGGCCAGGACCGGGTCGAGGTACCCGGGCGCGACGGCGGTGAGGTCGGCCTGGAGCAGCACCTTCTCGACCCCGGCGGGCAGGAGCTCCGCGAGGCTCGCGCGGGCGGCGTCGAAGTCGTCGCGCAGCACGGCCTCGCCCACGCCGGTGAGGGCGCCGGACCCGGTGACGCCGAGCAGGGCTGCTTCCGCGAGGACCGCGTCGAGCAGGCCCCGCAGCCGGCGCGCGAGCCGCGGCTGGAGCCAGTCGATCCTGGTGCGGATCGACTCGGCGTCCACGACGGGCACGCGACCGTTGGACTGGGCGCTCTCGTGGGAGAGGGCCGCCGCCACCTCGAGGATCCGGCGCCGGACGCTGGGCGCGTCGGAGCGCTGGCCTTCCCCGGACAGCGGCGCAAGCTGGTCGCTGCCCTCGCCGGACATCGCCAGCGAGGCGACCCGGGGGGTGTCCAGCCATACTGTCGCGAGCACGAGCCACTGCTCGGGCCGCGACAGCGCGAGCCATGCCTCGGCCCCGGTGGCGCGCCACGTCGAGGTGTCCGGGTCCAGGCTCAGGACCCTGGACGCGGCCGCGAGCTCGAGCGCGAACACCGCGGCGTCGGCGTCGGTCCGCAGCGTCGCGGTGAGGCGGCGCATCTCGCGCGTGCCCACGCCGCCGGAGCGCAGCGTCTCGATGGGCCGCTCGGCGGCCTCGACGGCGAGGGCGCTCACCGTGCGCAGGACGTCCCCGATGGCCCCGAGCGCGGCGTTGCGGCGCAGGGCGGCCGTGGTGGTCGCGAGCGCGGCCGGCGGCGGGGACATCGCGAGGTCGGGGACGATCCGCCCGCCGCGGAGCGCGAGCCCGGCGGCGCGCGGGAGCTCCACATGCTCGTCGTCCAGGGCCACGAGGAGCCCGTGGGTCAGGAGCCAGTCGACCGGGTTGTCCGTCTTCTTCCCGGGCCGCACCCGGGCAGCGGCGTGGGGGACGGCGCCGACCGGCCAATGGGCAAACTTGGCCAGGACTTCGGCGGTGCGCGGCGGGGCGCCGTCGAGCGACTCGGGCAGCGCCGCCCACCGCTCGAGCGCGTAGGCCGCCGCGATGTGGTGCTCGACGGGCTGCTGCTGGCCCTCCGGCTGCAGGGCCGCGTTGGCGTTGACGATGCGGGCGGCCTGCTCGGCGAAGACTGCGGACGTCGTGGCGAGGTCCGTGTACGGCCGCCCGAGCCCCGCGGGGTAGCTGCCGAGGACCTCGCGGACGCGGGCCACGGGCTGGTAGTAGCGGCGACGGCTGCCGGAGGCCGAGTGGATCGTGTCCGGCGGATCGGCCCGGTACAGGAGGGCGAGCTGGGAGAGGGTGGCGAGGATGGTCTCCAGCGTTCCGAGCGTCGCATTGCCGACGGCGTGGCGCAGCTCGACGGCGCTGCCGCTGCGGCCCTCGTCCTCGTTCGTGGTGAGCACGAGGGCCTCGAGGACCTCGAGCTCCGGCTTGGTGAGCCCCTCCAGGGCCCGCTGCAGGCTGACGCGGGCACACGCGCGCGCCGCCAGTGCTGCGAAGTCGGGGACGCCGGGCATGATCAGGTCCGGGCGCGCCAGGAACAGGCGGCGGAGGGAATCGTTGCCGCGGGCCGACAGTTCCTCGGCGAGTGCACGGATCGATGACATGCTAGCGGCGCCTCCGTTCGATGACGGCCCCCACAATCGCTGCCCCCATGAGGATGAATGCCACGGGAAGCCCGTAGAGGGCCAGGGCGCCGACCCACGCCGGCTCGGACGCGCCAGCTGCGGCGGTGCCCAGCGTCACGGCCCAGGCCGCCACCGAGACCACCGCCACGATGACGCCGGCCGCCGTGACGGCCTTGCGCCAGCCGGGTGTGCCGGAGCCCTTCGCGGGCTCGTGGCGCGCCGGAGGGCCGAGGGGGTCCTGATGAGGCACGGATGGCACCATGGCTCCAACCTAACAGCGCCCGGGCCCGGGCGGGGGCAGCGCCCCGACTTTCCGCGCGCGAGCCGGTAGCCTAGAGGCAGTACAGCATCCCGCCGGTGAAGAGATCACCTCCCGCGGCCAGCGTCCGCGCTTGCGCCACGGCAGCGGCGCGGGCGTTTCCCTTCGAGTCCTCACAGATGGGGGTTGTGGCAGTGCCAACTGGCAAGGTCAAGTTCTTCGACAAGGCGAAGGGCTTCGGGTTCATCGCGGGCGACGATGGGCAGGAGGTCTTCCTGCCCGGTTCGGCCGTGCCCGCCGACGCAGAGGTCAGGACGGGCACCCGGCTCGAGTACGGTGTCGCGGACGGCCGGCGCGGTCCCCAGGCGCTCTCCGTGCGCGTCCTCGAGAAGCTCCCGTCGGTCGCCCGCGCCAAGCGCATGCCTGCCCGCGAGCTCGCGCCCATCGTGCAGGACCTCGTGAGCGTCCTCGACAACCTCTCCGGGCAGCTGGCCAAGGGCACGTACCCGGAGAAGGGCCACACCATCGCCGCCGCCCTGCGGCGCGTCGCCGACCAGCTCGACGCCTAGCCATGGCCGAGGAAACCTCCCGTTCCCAGCCCGCCGGACCGGCCGGCGCCGTGAAGCGCAAGGCGGGCGTGCCGGTGTGGCGCGTCGGCAAGCCGGACGCGTTCCTGGCCGGCGCGGTGGACACCGCCCGGTCGGCGCTCGCCGACATCGCGCGCCCCGCGGACATCGGCGAGCACCTCGCGGCCAAGAGCGAGGGCGAGCGCGTGGTCACGCACCTCTTCGAGTCCCGCCTCCCCGGGTACCGCGGCTGGCAGTGGTTCGTCACCGTGGCCCGGGTGGCCCGCTCCAAGAGGGCCACGGTGAACGAGATCGGCCTTGTGCCCTCCGAGGACGCCGTCCTCGCCCCCGAGTGGGTGCCCTGGTCGGAGCGCGTCCGCCCCGAGGAGCGCGCCGCGGCCCACGCCGACGCGGGCGAGGAAGCGCAGGATGCCGGGACGCACGACGGCGAGGGCTCGCCGTCCGAGGCTGGCTCGCCGGCGACGGAGGAGACTGCTGCGACGGCGGCGACCGGCACGGCGGCGGAGGTCGCTGCGGAGGCGGACGCTGCCTCCGCCCCAGAGGCCGCTCCGGAGGCCGACGAGGACTGACCCCGGCGCGACCGTCCGCGACTCGCCCACGACCCCGGCGGGCCCCCACCGCTCAAGGTGGGGGCCCGCCGTCGTGCGTCTTCTCCGCCAGTCTTCGCTGTGCGGCGCCGCGCTCTCTGCGGCGGTGGGCCTCAGCCCCGGAGCTGGGCGACGACGTAGTCGATCGCCTGCGTGAGCTTCGTGACGTCGTCCGGCTCGATCGCCACGAACGTGGCGATGCGCAGCTGGTTGCGGCCGAGCTTGCGGTACGGCTCCGTGTCCACGATCCCGTTGGCGCGCAGGACCTTGGCCACCTGGGCGGCGTCCACCGAGTCGTCGAAGTCGATCGTCGCGATGACGTTGGAGCGGTCGGCCGGATCTGCGACGAACGGCGTCGCGAAGTCCGAGGCCTCGGCCCAGCCATACACCCGTCCGGCCGAGTCGGCCGTCCGCGCGGCGGCCCACTCAAGGCCGCCCTGGGCGTTGAGCCACTCGATCTGGGCGTTGAGGCCCACGAGGGTCGTGAGGCTCGGCGTGTTGTACGTCTGGTTGAGCTTCGAGTTGTCGATCGCGGTCTTGAGGTCCAGGAAGTCCGGGATCCAGCGGCCGGAGGCCTTGATCTCCTCGGCGCGCTCGAGCGCGGCGGGGGAGAACAGCGCGAGCCAGAGGCCGCCGTCGGACGCGAAGTTCTTCTGCGGGGCGAAGTAGTACACGTCGCTCTGGGAGACGTCGACGGCGAGGCCGCCGGCAGCACTGGTCGCGTCGATGACCACGAGCGAGCCCGGGTCGGCGCCCTCGACCCGCTGCACGGGGGCAGCCACACCGGTCGAGGTCTCGTTCTGGGGCCACGCGTACACGTCCACGCCGGCCTCGGCGCGCGGGGCCGGCCGCGTCCCTGGCTCGGAGGTGATGATCGAGGAAGCCTCGAGGAACGGCGCCTTGTCCGTGGCCTTGGCGAACTTGGACCCGAACTCGCCGAAGGAGAGGTGCTGGGCCTTGGAGCGCACGAGCCCGAAGGATGCGACGTCCCAGAACGCGGTGGAGCCGCCGACGCCGAGGATGACTTCGTAGCCCTCCGGCGCGGCGAAGAACTCCTTGAGGCCTTCGCGGACGCTCCCCACGAGGTTCTTCACGGGGGCCTGGCGGTGCGAGGTGCCGAGGAGTGTCGAGCCCGCCGCGGCGATCGCGTCGACCTGCTCCTTGCGGACCTTGGACGGGCCCGCCCCGAAGCGGCCGTCCGCCGGCAGGAGCTCGGCGGGGATCTGAAGCTGGCTGGTATCGCTCACGGGGGCGCCTCCTAGGGGATCCGGGTTGGGGGCGGGGGCTCGAGCCCTCCCGCCCCGGATCAAGTGTGCCGCACCCGTGATGGGGCGTGCGAATCCATCGCCGCCTGGTATCCGGCAGCTAATCTGAGCAGATCAAAATAAGCTAGACTCGCTGTGGGGCGGTGAAGCGCACCGCCCGTCCCGCCGCCAGGAGCCCGCCCCGCGCATGTCCGACCTCATCGATACCACCGAGATGTACCTGCGAACCATCCTCGAGCTCGAGGAGGAGGGGATCACTCCCCTGCGTGCGCGCATCGCCGAGCGGCTCCGCCACTCGGGCCCCACGGTGTCGCAGACCGTGGCGCGCATGGAGCGCGATGGGCTGGTCGTCGTCTCGGGGGACCGGCACCTGCAGTTCACCGAGCAGGGCCACAAGCGCGCCGTCGAGGTCATGCGCAAGCACCGCCTCGCCGAGCGGCTCCTCTCCGATGTGATCGGCCTCGACTGGCCGTACGTCCACGACGAGGCGTGCCGGTGGGAGCACGTCATGAGCGAGCGCGTGGAGCGGCGCCTCTACGAGCTGCTGGGGCGCCCGAGCGAGTCGCCCTACGGCAACCCGATCCCCGGCCTGGAGGCCCTCGGCGGCGAGTCGTCCGGCGGGTTCGGGGACGGAGTGGTCACGCTCGTCGAGGCCATGGGGGAGTACTCGGCCGGATCCCGCGTCGTCGTGTGCCGCCTGGCCGAGCCGATCCAGGTTGACCCCGAGCTCCTCACCCAGCTCGAGGAGGGCGGCATCCGCCCGGGGGCGAAGGTGTCGCTCGAGCGGGTCGGCGACTACATCTCCG
Proteins encoded:
- a CDS encoding WXG100 family type VII secretion target is translated as MAIMKVDTEAISSSAQAVLATSERVRAEVQSMRNNLENLRASWEGHASNSFQALVADWARTQAQVEASLGQIGAALRSAGSAYGDIEASNAQRFAG
- a CDS encoding sensor histidine kinase, which encodes MLAAWKRASLRTQLVAIMMVLLTGAIFLTAAATVTQLRTYLVGQLDARLDNASEFARNNQDIDLLTTANPMIPQDYVLVIYPQGGTPSFYYSPDQSIGRPDIPSITPDEARAMQQHGEIREVRGTVSSVDWRYTAIPVRIVASNTPATIVIALPLTEVEDAIQHTLGLTAGVGIVTLALVFAIATWTVTRAFRPLRRVEKTAAAIAAGDLSQRVDEEAPGTELGRLSTSLNAMLAHIEVAFQARMASEARMRRFISDASHELRTPLVTIRGFSELYRHGALAKPEDVATAMGRIESEAKRMGAMVEDLLTLARLDEQRPLTLKPLDLLPIGHDAVVDMRATAPDRTVRLVGLDRDTPAPAPTLGDEARIRQVVGNIVGNALQYTPPGSPLEVAVGTRGAGPQAVAVLELRDHGPGIGEKDAAKIFERFYRADSSRTRDTGGTGLGLAIVAAIVGSHHGTVRHHDTPGGGSTFVIELPYVVLPERPAEPPSGADRAGAAGSEPTTAGGGAGGHLPR
- a CDS encoding response regulator transcription factor, with the protein product MKKTEHEAKLLVVDDEPNIRELLSTSLRFAGFEVVAAGNGREALAAAEAQSPDLVVLDVMLPDMDGFTVTRKLRAAGRHVPVLFLTAKDETEDKVQGLTVGGDDYVTKPFSLDEVVARIRAVLRRTQPVLDDDAVIRVDDLELDDDAHEVRRGGVSIDLSPTEFKLLRYLMLNPNRVLSKSQILDHVWEYDFNGDASIVESYISYLRRKVDVNGPGLIQTKRGVGYVLRTAEKR
- a CDS encoding DNA repair helicase XPB, which produces MTDGPLIVQSDKTILLEVDHSQSTEARHAIAAFAELERAPEHVHTYRITPLGLWNARAAGLDAEQVLNTLLTYSRFPVPHALLIDIEETMSRYGRLRLEKDPVHGLVLRSEDFPVLEEVHRAKKIAPMLGPRIDPQTTVVHSSQRGALKQALLKIGWPAEDRAGYVDGTPHPIALTETVAAPSTPAEGGTHDGGDAPASSASPTARGGGWSLRPYQRVAAENFWAGGSGVVVLPCGAGKTLVGAAAMAQSSTTTLILVTNTVSARQWRDELLKRTTLTEEEIGEYSGAVKEVRPVTIATYQVLTSKRGGLYPHLELLDANDWGLIVYDEVHLLPAPIFRMTADLQARRRLGLTATLVREDGREGEVFSLIGPKRYDAPWKDIEAQGYIAPADCVEVRVDLPREERMAYAMADEADKYRLCAASETKTDVVERLVARHADEQLLVIGQFLDQLAEIGERIGAPVITGSTPVKERQRLFDAFRAGQERRLVVSKVANFSIDLPEASVAIQVSGSFGSRQEEAQRLGRLLRPKADGRAARFYALVARDTLDQDFAAKRQRFLAEQGYAYRILDAGEIPGS
- a CDS encoding helicase-associated domain-containing protein, with the protein product MSSIRALAEELSARGNDSLRRLFLARPDLIMPGVPDFAALAARACARVSLQRALEGLTKPELEVLEALVLTTNEDEGRSGSAVELRHAVGNATLGTLETILATLSQLALLYRADPPDTIHSASGSRRRYYQPVARVREVLGSYPAGLGRPYTDLATTSAVFAEQAARIVNANAALQPEGQQQPVEHHIAAAYALERWAALPESLDGAPPRTAEVLAKFAHWPVGAVPHAAARVRPGKKTDNPVDWLLTHGLLVALDDEHVELPRAAGLALRGGRIVPDLAMSPPPAALATTTAALRRNAALGAIGDVLRTVSALAVEAAERPIETLRSGGVGTREMRRLTATLRTDADAAVFALELAAASRVLSLDPDTSTWRATGAEAWLALSRPEQWLVLATVWLDTPRVASLAMSGEGSDQLAPLSGEGQRSDAPSVRRRILEVAAALSHESAQSNGRVPVVDAESIRTRIDWLQPRLARRLRGLLDAVLAEAALLGVTGSGALTGVGEAVLRDDFDAARASLAELLPAGVEKVLLQADLTAVAPGYLDPVLARRLALLADPEGRGPATIYRFSAGSLRRALDAGEDAASIHAFLTEHASTAVPQPLAYLIDDTAARHGRIRVGRAGSFIASDDEAALAGVLADPAARQLGLTQIAPTVLVSNASPQEVAGVLRELGLSPAVDASLDPVVRLRRAAGAGVLPVPAPRTPVPDQEAVEAQLAILRTQSPVGPAGDEAAPAMGIETLQKAIRLKRAVRLSIVDALGNSSIEELRPVSISAGRVRVFDPERETERVLSVHRIIDVELA
- a CDS encoding cold-shock protein, whose product is MPTGKVKFFDKAKGFGFIAGDDGQEVFLPGSAVPADAEVRTGTRLEYGVADGRRGPQALSVRVLEKLPSVARAKRMPARELAPIVQDLVSVLDNLSGQLAKGTYPEKGHTIAAALRRVADQLDA
- a CDS encoding DUF3027 domain-containing protein; translation: MAEETSRSQPAGPAGAVKRKAGVPVWRVGKPDAFLAGAVDTARSALADIARPADIGEHLAAKSEGERVVTHLFESRLPGYRGWQWFVTVARVARSKRATVNEIGLVPSEDAVLAPEWVPWSERVRPEERAAAHADAGEEAQDAGTHDGEGSPSEAGSPATEETAATAATGTAAEVAAEADAASAPEAAPEADED
- the serC gene encoding phosphoserine transaminase is translated as MSDTSQLQIPAELLPADGRFGAGPSKVRKEQVDAIAAAGSTLLGTSHRQAPVKNLVGSVREGLKEFFAAPEGYEVILGVGGSTAFWDVASFGLVRSKAQHLSFGEFGSKFAKATDKAPFLEASSIITSEPGTRPAPRAEAGVDVYAWPQNETSTGVAAPVQRVEGADPGSLVVIDATSAAGGLAVDVSQSDVYYFAPQKNFASDGGLWLALFSPAALERAEEIKASGRWIPDFLDLKTAIDNSKLNQTYNTPSLTTLVGLNAQIEWLNAQGGLEWAAARTADSAGRVYGWAEASDFATPFVADPADRSNVIATIDFDDSVDAAQVAKVLRANGIVDTEPYRKLGRNQLRIATFVAIEPDDVTKLTQAIDYVVAQLRG
- a CDS encoding metal-dependent transcriptional regulator produces the protein MSDLIDTTEMYLRTILELEEEGITPLRARIAERLRHSGPTVSQTVARMERDGLVVVSGDRHLQFTEQGHKRAVEVMRKHRLAERLLSDVIGLDWPYVHDEACRWEHVMSERVERRLYELLGRPSESPYGNPIPGLEALGGESSGGFGDGVVTLVEAMGEYSAGSRVVVCRLAEPIQVDPELLTQLEEGGIRPGAKVSLERVGDYISVRVASVDGALELPAEVASHVFVSVG